In one Alnus glutinosa chromosome 14, dhAlnGlut1.1, whole genome shotgun sequence genomic region, the following are encoded:
- the LOC133857607 gene encoding EG45-like domain containing protein 2, producing MSGTCLLLQFLSLTCLLSQFFHTCLGDVGTAAWYSPPYLPTACYGSDPSPFPSSNLFATAGDGIWDNGASCGRQYLVRCISASKRDVCVKDQTIQIKIIDYFGSAPSLPSINGTTMVLSKTAFETIANATVADKFINIEFQQV from the exons ATGTCCGGAACTTGTCTGCTACTTCAGTTCTTATCCCTCACCTGCTTACTTTCACAGTTCTTTCATACTTGCCTCGGCGATGTCGGCACGGCGGCCTGGTATTCTCCCCCATATTTAC ccacgGCATGTTATGGAAGCGACCCCTCTCCATTCCCATCAAGCAATTTGTTTGCGACGGCCGGTGACGGAATATGGGACAATGGCGCGTCGTGCGGGAGGCAGTACTTGGTGAGGTGCATCAGTGCTTCAAAAAGGGATGTTTGTGTTAAAGACCAGACAATTCAGATTAAGATTATCGATTATTTTGGTTCAGCGCCTTCTTTGCCGTCAATTAATGGCACCACCATGGTTTTGTCCAAGACTGCTTTCGAGACTATAGCAAATGCAACCGTTGCTGATAAATTCATCAATATTGAATTTCAACA GGTATGA